The proteins below are encoded in one region of Apium graveolens cultivar Ventura chromosome 4, ASM990537v1, whole genome shotgun sequence:
- the LOC141718965 gene encoding uncharacterized protein LOC141718965 translates to MLMFLKAIDDAYVDIIKTGPLYPMETVAMFADTTKHYAIKEKSEWSDVEKVDILKDAKVRNILHNSLDNMMSNRFIAYKTAKEIWDASKTQCQGTMAIKKNKRAILKQEYEQFDAKADESITTYMIDL, encoded by the coding sequence ATGTTGATGTTCCTTAAAGCTATTGATGATgcatatgttgatatcatcaaaacaGGACCTCTATATCCTATGGAAACTGTGGCTATGTTTGCAGATACTACTAAACACTATGCAATAAAGGAAAAATCAGAGTGGTCAGACGTTGAAAAAGTTGATATTCTTAAAGATGCTAAAGTTCGAAATATTCTGCACAACAGTTTGGACAATATGATGTCAAATAGATTTATTgcctacaagactgcaaaggaaatcTGGGATGCCTCGAAAACACAGTGTCAAGGTACGATGGCAATAAAGAAGAACAAAAGAGCTATTCTTaagcaagaatatgagcaatttgatgccaaagctgatgagtCAATTACGACTTATATGATAGATTTATGA